A single window of Salvelinus namaycush isolate Seneca chromosome 11, SaNama_1.0, whole genome shotgun sequence DNA harbors:
- the bpnt2 gene encoding inositol monophosphatase 3: MAPMGIRLSPLGVAVFCLLGLGVIYHLYAGVISSRIAAFTSKRTVNLRDLLALSVEAAVQGGREVKRVREEDKLEEKTKGKTKEGASEKLTQGDLNSHRKMYYLIKNTYPYVQVNSEEHDETNNELGVWNRDIPADILKSVEGGRDVPADSITIWIDPLDATQEYTENLLKYVTTMVCVAVDGKPVIGVIHKPFTGYTAWALVGHGSNMKPRTTYNMNPPKVIVSRSHAGKVKGFIEEAFGNTTVILPAGGAGYKVLALLDPLDEDIEKADVYIHVTFIKKWDICAGNALLTALGGHMTTLKGEEIDYSGAAGNREGLLASVKVDHQDLVAKLPAWDSSDKH, from the exons ATGGCTCCTATGGGAATCCGTCTATCGCCACTTGGAGTGGCCGTGTTTTGCTTACTGGGACTCGGCGTGATCTACCACCTATATGCCGGAGTTATATCCAGCCGCATAGCTGCTTTCACATCGAAGAGAACAGTGAATCTCCGCGACCTGCTCGCActgtcagtggaggctgcagTCCAGGGCGGTCGGGAGGTGAAGAGGGTCAGAGAAGAGGACAAGTTAGAAGAGAAGACCAAGGGGAAAACGAAGGAAGGGGCGAGTGAAAAGCTCACTCAGGGGGACTTAAACTCTCACCGAAAGATGTATTATCTTATCAAGAACACTTATCCATATGTACAG GTGAACTCTGAAGAGCATGATGAGACCAACAATGAGCTGGGGGTGTGGAACAGAGACATCCCTGCTGACATCCTAAAAAGCGTGGAGGGGGGCAGGGATGTGCCCGCTGACAGTATCACCATCTGGATAGACCCACTCGATGCCACTCAGGAGTATACAG AGAACCTGCTCAAGTATGTCACGACCATGGTGTGTGTGGCCGTGGACGGGAAACCTGTCATAGGCGTGATCCACAAACCTTTCACAGGATACACAG CTTGGGCCTTGGTTGGTCATGGGTCTAACATGAAGCCTCGCACCACCTACAACATGAACCCCCCCAAGGTCATCGTGTCCCGGTCGCACGCCGGGAAGGTGAAGGGTTTCATCGAGGAGGCCTTCGGCAACACTACAGTTATTCTCCCAGCAGGGGGCGCAG GCTATAAGGTGTTGGCTCTGCTGGACCCCCTTGATGAGGACATTGAGAAGGCTGACGTGTACATCCACGTCACCTTCATCAAGAAGTGGGACATCTGCGCCGGCAACGCCCTGCTTACGGCCCTAGGAGGTCACATGACTACGCTGAAGGGCGAGGAGATAGACTACTCGGGGGCCGCGGGCAACAGGGAGGGTCTGCTGGCCAGCGTCAAGGTGGACCACCAAGACCTGGTGGCCAAACTGCCGGCATGGGACTCCTCTGACAAACACtga